In one window of Bizionia sp. M204 DNA:
- a CDS encoding four helix bundle protein has protein sequence MKDNIIAIKSYNFALSIVFLSKKLVENKEYVLSRQILKSGTSIGANAEEVIGGISKRDFRAKMSISYKEARETHY, from the coding sequence ATGAAAGATAATATCATAGCAATCAAGTCTTACAACTTTGCACTATCCATAGTGTTTTTAAGTAAAAAGTTAGTCGAAAATAAGGAGTATGTGCTATCGAGACAAATTTTAAAATCAGGCACATCCATTGGCGCTAATGCTGAAGAAGTCATTGGAGGCATTTCTAAACGAGATTTTAGAGCTAAAATGTCCATTTCATATAAGGAAGCTAGAGAAACACATTATTGA
- a CDS encoding T9SS type A sorting domain-containing protein translates to MKQKLLFLLITVLFTVNNYSQSTLITQNTDCSTGCSDLTINFPDIQETSNYDVASIPFNPPTNFVGLNNVLELDDRWSDVINLPFDFSFFGSTYSELLISENGAVTFEVENANNFHLWNFTDTLPNNTANAFSQANIFGAMHDMNISNEEGSEINWEIIGEAPFRSIVISYNNRPHFQCDDLKTTQMMVLYETTNIIEVYLQDKPSCSVWNNGNAVIGIQNPAGTVAVVPPGRNTSAWEATNEAWRFNPSGTVVENTYQWSNGSGQIISTSPIVTVCPTADETYTVETSYFNFSFFGYETYSEDIIVYTSLIGEAPVNLQMCSDVTNEMFDLTQQTAIISGGSTCSVVTYHESLVNAEIGNNAISNPSSYTNTSNPQTIFVRVEDLDSGNFETSSFTIQVDLMPATSPAEMEACSTTPGFAEFDLDALSELILAPNSGFEFSYYASARDAQNDTNPLLSPYVNIIPNNQEIIAKVLDPNTGCIVYTSCFLNVSESADLENVTLMVCDDQTNDGIAQFNITDVLPQILNGQQNVELTFYETEVDAVNFNNPILVSESFTNTSNPQIIYVRGDNLLTGCAGFSTIELLVEESIALTAPSPLIVCDLDGTADGFAMFNLNDKDLEILGGLNFNDYAVSYYETRADAETGTNVLNSINYTNIIAGVQTVFVRVDNLSDGCFATTTLELVVDSNCAVGCQETVTICYTNNDTTQYVYTSDNGSPITLFFTSGQLETCCDNLLVYDTDNTLIYEGNNNGNLAGLLFAASGDTISFVIDSDASVSCESGAFTPIELSVYCLEIENAIVVNAFLDENGDSIFDDSEVKFNEGLFSYEMNNDGVINYVNSSYGSFIIPNTQVGDTYDVSFEIYEIYNTCLSQTTTLIENVSPIEGETVAVNFPLTSIGTCSDIGVSLFSFTPPRPGQISTNYLVVENLGTIPVSGSVEFTHDALVTLNTVLGLNPGNTITNTSTSFILNFNNLMPGMEEEVLVQLDVPTSLNIGDFITNSVVYSETDLDFSNNSSTITQAVVNSYDPNDKTESHGPEIKLDDFTSEDYLYYTINFQNLGTAEALEIRVEDVLDNQLDPASFKMLKASHDYTVTRVDNALTWQFDAINLPSESMDEPNSHGYVYFKIKPLPGYSEGDLIPNTADIYFDFNPAITTNTFETEFVANLSVGEFASVNYTMYPNPANTVVNFEFSKGNMNTIQIQVFDVTGKLVSTSNPILEGNMLSLNVANLPQGLYFIELKSNGFKTIEKLIIQ, encoded by the coding sequence ATGAAGCAAAAACTACTTTTTCTATTAATTACTGTACTATTTACGGTCAACAATTATTCACAATCTACCCTTATCACACAGAATACTGATTGTAGTACCGGTTGTTCAGACTTAACAATTAATTTTCCAGACATTCAAGAAACAAGTAATTATGATGTTGCTAGTATTCCGTTTAATCCACCAACTAATTTTGTTGGACTGAATAATGTATTAGAATTAGATGACAGATGGAGCGATGTCATTAATTTGCCATTTGATTTTAGTTTTTTCGGTTCTACATATTCTGAATTGTTGATTAGTGAAAATGGTGCTGTAACTTTTGAGGTTGAAAACGCAAATAATTTTCATCTTTGGAATTTCACGGATACATTACCGAATAATACGGCTAATGCTTTTTCACAAGCAAATATTTTTGGAGCTATGCACGATATGAATATTTCTAATGAGGAAGGAAGTGAGATTAATTGGGAAATCATTGGAGAAGCACCTTTTAGATCAATAGTAATAAGTTATAATAATAGGCCTCATTTTCAATGTGATGATCTAAAAACCACGCAAATGATGGTTTTGTATGAAACCACCAATATTATAGAAGTCTATTTACAAGATAAACCAAGTTGTTCTGTCTGGAATAATGGTAATGCCGTAATAGGTATTCAAAATCCAGCAGGAACTGTTGCTGTGGTGCCGCCTGGTAGAAATACAAGCGCTTGGGAAGCAACCAATGAAGCATGGCGTTTTAATCCGTCAGGAACGGTTGTAGAAAACACCTATCAATGGTCTAACGGTTCTGGACAAATAATTAGTACAAGTCCCATAGTTACTGTTTGTCCAACTGCGGATGAAACCTATACCGTAGAAACGTCTTATTTCAATTTCAGCTTTTTTGGTTATGAAACGTATTCTGAAGATATTATAGTTTACACTAGCTTAATTGGTGAAGCACCAGTAAATCTTCAAATGTGTAGTGATGTGACGAATGAAATGTTTGATTTAACCCAACAAACAGCTATTATATCGGGTGGCTCAACTTGCAGTGTTGTTACGTACCACGAAAGTTTAGTTAATGCCGAAATTGGTAATAATGCTATTTCAAATCCTAGCAGTTATACAAACACATCGAATCCGCAAACCATATTTGTTCGTGTGGAAGATTTGGATTCTGGCAATTTTGAAACCAGCTCCTTTACCATACAAGTTGATTTAATGCCAGCTACGTCTCCCGCAGAAATGGAAGCTTGCAGTACGACTCCTGGTTTTGCAGAGTTTGATTTAGACGCTTTATCAGAATTAATTTTAGCTCCAAATTCAGGTTTTGAATTCTCATATTATGCATCTGCTAGGGATGCTCAAAACGATACTAATCCTCTATTAAGCCCTTATGTTAATATCATTCCCAACAATCAAGAAATAATAGCCAAAGTATTAGATCCTAATACAGGGTGTATTGTTTATACCTCTTGCTTTTTAAATGTATCAGAAAGTGCTGATTTAGAGAATGTAACCTTGATGGTTTGTGATGACCAAACCAACGATGGTATTGCCCAATTTAATATAACAGATGTATTGCCTCAAATACTTAATGGGCAGCAAAATGTTGAATTAACTTTTTATGAAACGGAAGTTGATGCCGTTAACTTCAATAACCCAATACTTGTTTCAGAGAGTTTTACGAATACGAGTAACCCTCAAATCATTTATGTGAGAGGAGACAACCTTTTAACTGGCTGTGCTGGTTTTAGCACCATTGAATTACTTGTTGAAGAATCTATCGCGTTAACTGCGCCTTCCCCATTAATTGTTTGCGATTTAGATGGTACAGCAGATGGTTTTGCCATGTTTAACTTAAACGATAAGGATTTAGAAATTTTAGGTGGATTAAATTTCAATGACTATGCCGTTAGCTATTACGAAACACGGGCTGACGCGGAAACAGGGACAAATGTTTTAAATTCGATTAATTATACAAATATTATAGCAGGCGTTCAAACCGTTTTTGTGCGTGTAGATAATCTATCGGATGGCTGTTTTGCAACTACTACATTGGAATTGGTTGTTGATTCTAATTGTGCCGTTGGTTGTCAAGAAACTGTAACTATTTGTTACACTAATAATGATACCACCCAATATGTTTATACGAGTGACAACGGTTCGCCAATAACCTTGTTTTTTACATCAGGCCAGTTGGAGACCTGTTGTGATAATCTATTAGTTTATGACACGGATAACACCCTTATTTATGAAGGAAATAATAACGGTAATTTAGCTGGTCTATTGTTCGCTGCTAGTGGTGATACCATTTCATTTGTAATAGATTCTGATGCCTCTGTTAGTTGTGAGTCTGGTGCATTTACACCTATCGAGTTGTCTGTATATTGTTTGGAGATTGAAAACGCTATTGTAGTCAATGCCTTTCTAGATGAAAATGGCGATTCTATTTTTGATGATTCAGAAGTGAAATTTAATGAAGGACTTTTTAGTTATGAAATGAATAATGATGGTGTTATAAACTATGTCAATTCATCTTATGGTAGTTTTATTATTCCAAACACGCAAGTAGGAGATACCTATGATGTCAGTTTTGAGATTTATGAGATTTATAATACTTGTTTATCACAAACAACCACATTAATTGAAAATGTATCACCTATTGAAGGTGAAACCGTAGCGGTTAATTTTCCGCTGACATCTATAGGCACTTGTAGCGATATTGGCGTTAGTTTATTTTCATTTACACCACCAAGACCAGGTCAAATTTCAACTAATTATCTGGTTGTTGAAAATTTAGGAACTATTCCTGTTTCAGGTTCTGTTGAATTTACGCATGATGCTTTGGTTACATTGAATACCGTTTTAGGTTTAAATCCAGGAAATACGATTACGAATACAAGTACTAGTTTTATATTAAATTTCAATAATTTAATGCCTGGTATGGAAGAAGAAGTTCTTGTACAATTAGATGTGCCAACCAGTTTAAATATTGGCGATTTTATTACCAATTCTGTAGTTTACAGTGAAACGGATTTGGACTTTAGTAATAACAGTTCTACGATAACACAAGCGGTTGTAAATTCGTATGACCCAAATGATAAAACAGAATCCCATGGTCCAGAAATTAAACTAGACGATTTTACAAGTGAAGACTATCTGTATTACACCATTAATTTTCAAAATTTAGGTACTGCTGAAGCACTTGAAATTAGAGTGGAAGATGTATTAGATAATCAATTGGATCCAGCGTCTTTTAAAATGTTAAAGGCGAGTCATGATTATACTGTGACCCGAGTTGACAATGCTTTAACATGGCAGTTTGATGCTATAAACCTTCCAAGCGAAAGTATGGACGAACCCAATAGCCATGGTTATGTGTATTTTAAAATCAAACCTTTGCCAGGTTATTCTGAAGGTGATCTGATTCCAAATACAGCCGATATTTATTTCGATTTTAATCCAGCTATTACCACCAATACGTTTGAAACCGAGTTTGTAGCGAACTTGTCCGTTGGTGAATTTGCATCCGTTAATTATACTATGTATCCAAACCCAGCAAATACGGTGGTTAATTTTGAGTTTAGTAAGGGAAACATGAATACCATTCAGATCCAAGTTTTTGATGTAACCGGAAAATTAGTATCCACATCGAATCCCATATTAGAAGGTAATATGCTTTCTCTTAATGTTGCTAATTTACCTCAAGGACTGTATTTTATTGAATTGAAGAGCAACGGATTTAAGACGATTGAAAAGCTGATTATTCAATAG
- a CDS encoding amidohydrolase family protein, translating to MKQLLTLLCFVFSTTLFSQNYFPKNDGVKTESYNYHAFTNATLHISPTETLENATLLIKDGKVISSGKQVQIPENTTVINLEGKHIYPSFVDIYSSFGTKKPTRAENSNSPQYDASREGYYWNDHIKPEQNAIEGYAFDAKTATELREAGFGTVNTHIPDGIIRGTGSLIALSPSGTDASRILSDRSAQYLSTSKSVTSRQAYPTSLMGAMALIRQVNYDADWYAKGLSETKDRSLEAFNNNKDLVQIIDAGSKMNDLRMDKVGDDVNTQYVIVGGGDEYELIQEIKATNASFIIPINFPDAFDMEDPIMANTASLSDMREWNQKPSNPAVLHKNDVPFALTLHDLKKPSEFMPNLQKAIEYGLDETAALAALTTVPAKIIGKSNEIGTLKNGSYANFLITSGTIFDTKTTLYENWVLGNRHEIVPMNTKDIRGDYELQVAGTTYDLKISGEISKLKATVKTDTQKLGSKITLTDDWLALTFSSIDTTKQDFVRLSAKITNTPNISGAAILPNGNETTFYAKKLESKAAEKSDDSDDDDNKESKSDVRIFPVTFPNEAYGFTERPKQQTILFQNATVWTNEEAGILKNTDVLVKDGKIAKIGNNLSAGNAMVIDATGKHITSGVIDEHSHIATAAVNEAGQNSTAEVTIEDVVDSDDINIYRNLSGGVTTIQILHGSANPIGGRSAIIKLKWGESAQNLIFPNSPKFIKFALGENVKQSNWGDYSRSRFPQTRMGVEQVYTDYFTRAKEYEALKKSGKLYRKDLEMETLVEILNKDRFISCHSYVQSEINMLMEVAERFNFNINTFTHILEGYKVADKMKEHGVGASTFSDWWAYKYEVNDAIPYNAAILHNQGIVTAINSDDAEMSRRLNQEAAKAIKYGGVSEEEAWKMVTLNPAKLLHIDDRVGSVKVGKDADMVLWNGHPMSIYTKAEKTLIEGKVYFDMDRDKQIRESIKQEKNELTTMMLQAKNKGLKTKPVVKKVDEHFHCDTI from the coding sequence ATGAAACAACTCCTTACGCTTTTGTGTTTTGTGTTCAGCACAACGCTGTTTTCACAAAACTATTTCCCAAAAAATGATGGTGTAAAAACTGAAAGTTATAATTACCATGCTTTCACCAATGCAACCCTTCACATTTCCCCAACAGAAACCCTTGAAAATGCCACATTATTAATTAAAGATGGCAAAGTTATTTCTAGTGGAAAACAAGTTCAAATTCCAGAAAATACTACAGTTATCAATCTGGAAGGCAAACACATTTATCCCTCATTTGTGGATATATACTCATCGTTTGGAACCAAAAAACCAACACGTGCAGAAAACTCAAACAGCCCACAATATGATGCCTCACGCGAGGGTTACTATTGGAATGACCATATTAAACCCGAACAAAATGCTATTGAAGGTTATGCCTTTGATGCTAAAACAGCAACCGAATTACGCGAAGCTGGTTTTGGAACCGTAAACACCCATATTCCAGATGGCATTATTCGTGGAACAGGTAGCTTAATTGCGCTATCCCCAAGTGGAACAGATGCCTCTCGCATTTTATCAGATCGTTCTGCACAGTATTTGTCAACCAGCAAAAGTGTTACGTCTAGACAAGCATATCCAACCTCTTTAATGGGAGCTATGGCGTTAATTAGACAAGTAAACTATGATGCTGATTGGTATGCCAAAGGTTTATCAGAAACAAAAGACCGATCATTAGAAGCGTTCAATAACAATAAAGATTTAGTTCAAATAATTGATGCAGGAAGTAAAATGAACGACTTGCGTATGGACAAAGTTGGAGACGATGTAAACACCCAATATGTTATTGTTGGTGGTGGTGATGAGTATGAGTTAATTCAAGAAATTAAAGCTACAAATGCATCATTCATTATACCTATCAATTTTCCAGATGCATTTGATATGGAAGATCCCATCATGGCAAACACAGCAAGCTTATCGGATATGCGTGAGTGGAACCAAAAACCAAGCAATCCTGCTGTTTTACATAAAAACGATGTGCCTTTTGCCCTCACCTTACACGACTTAAAAAAACCGTCTGAATTTATGCCAAACTTGCAAAAAGCCATTGAATACGGTTTGGATGAAACAGCAGCTTTAGCAGCATTAACAACCGTTCCTGCTAAAATTATAGGAAAAAGTAATGAAATAGGAACCCTTAAAAATGGATCTTATGCAAATTTCTTAATTACGTCTGGAACTATCTTCGATACCAAAACAACGCTTTATGAAAACTGGGTTTTAGGTAACAGACACGAAATTGTACCCATGAATACAAAAGATATTCGTGGCGATTATGAGTTGCAAGTTGCCGGAACGACATACGATTTAAAAATTTCTGGTGAAATTTCGAAGTTAAAAGCAACGGTTAAAACAGATACGCAAAAACTAGGCTCAAAAATTACATTGACTGATGATTGGTTAGCATTAACGTTCTCCAGTATAGATACCACAAAACAAGATTTTGTAAGACTTTCAGCTAAAATTACCAACACTCCAAATATAAGTGGGGCTGCTATTTTACCAAATGGAAATGAAACCACTTTTTATGCAAAAAAACTAGAATCGAAAGCCGCTGAAAAATCAGATGACTCCGACGATGATGACAACAAGGAATCTAAATCTGATGTAAGGATATTTCCAGTTACGTTTCCTAATGAAGCCTATGGTTTTACTGAAAGACCAAAACAACAAACCATTTTATTTCAAAATGCTACGGTTTGGACTAATGAAGAAGCTGGTATTTTAAAAAACACCGATGTCCTTGTTAAAGATGGTAAGATTGCTAAAATTGGCAACAATTTAAGCGCCGGAAATGCTATGGTTATTGATGCCACAGGGAAACACATTACTTCTGGTGTTATTGATGAACATTCGCATATTGCAACAGCAGCGGTAAACGAAGCTGGTCAAAACTCCACCGCCGAGGTTACTATTGAAGATGTTGTAGATTCAGATGATATAAACATATACAGAAACTTATCTGGAGGTGTTACAACCATTCAAATTTTGCATGGTTCAGCAAATCCTATTGGTGGTCGCTCTGCAATAATTAAATTGAAATGGGGCGAGTCAGCACAAAACTTAATCTTTCCAAATAGTCCTAAATTCATCAAGTTTGCTTTGGGTGAAAACGTAAAACAATCCAACTGGGGCGACTATTCGCGTTCCCGTTTTCCGCAAACCAGAATGGGTGTGGAACAAGTGTATACGGATTATTTCACCAGAGCAAAAGAATACGAAGCTTTAAAGAAAAGTGGTAAACTGTATCGTAAAGATTTAGAAATGGAAACCCTTGTTGAAATTTTAAATAAAGACCGCTTTATTAGTTGTCATTCCTACGTTCAAAGTGAAATTAATATGTTAATGGAAGTTGCCGAACGTTTCAACTTTAATATAAATACGTTTACACATATTTTAGAAGGTTATAAAGTAGCTGATAAAATGAAAGAACACGGCGTTGGAGCTTCTACTTTTAGTGATTGGTGGGCTTATAAATATGAAGTGAATGATGCCATTCCATACAATGCCGCTATACTTCATAATCAAGGTATTGTAACCGCTATTAATAGTGATGATGCTGAAATGTCTAGACGATTAAATCAAGAAGCGGCTAAAGCAATCAAATATGGTGGTGTTAGTGAAGAAGAGGCATGGAAAATGGTGACATTAAACCCGGCCAAATTATTACATATCGATGATCGTGTTGGTAGCGTGAAGGTTGGTAAAGATGCTGATATGGTACTATGGAACGGCCACCCAATGTCTATTTACACCAAAGCTGAAAAAACCCTAATTGAAGGAAAAGTTTATTTTGATATGGATCGTGATAAGCAAATTCGCGAAAGCATAAAACAAGAGAAAAACGAATTAACAACGATGATGTTGCAAGCCAAAAACAAAGGTTTAAAAACCAAACCCGTTGTTAAGAAAGTAGATGAACATTTCCATTGTGACACGATTTAA
- a CDS encoding RNA methyltransferase, with protein MITKVISSTQNPFIKELVLLKEKSRARKKSGLFLIEGAREIGLALKGGYEIDTILFYPELFSEEALKKLIGDFNNCIEVSKDVYQKLAHRDTTEGVLAVTKTKEHVLESITLKTENPLILVAEAPEKPGNIGALLRTADAANVDLVIIANPKTDLYNPNIIRSSVGCVFTNQIAMGSTSEIIAFLKEKQIPIYCAALQASVGYHTQDYTKSTALIVGTEATGLSQEWRAAATQNIIIPMQGEIDSMNVSVAAGILIFEAVRQRLMSN; from the coding sequence ATGATTACCAAGGTTATTTCAAGTACACAAAATCCATTCATAAAGGAATTGGTGCTTTTAAAAGAAAAATCTAGAGCTCGAAAAAAGTCTGGATTGTTTTTGATTGAAGGTGCTCGGGAGATTGGTTTGGCACTGAAAGGTGGTTATGAAATAGATACCATTTTGTTTTATCCGGAATTGTTTTCAGAAGAAGCATTAAAGAAATTAATAGGCGATTTTAATAACTGTATAGAAGTCTCCAAAGACGTCTATCAAAAACTAGCGCATCGGGATACGACTGAAGGTGTTTTGGCAGTTACGAAAACAAAAGAACATGTTTTAGAATCTATAACTTTAAAAACAGAAAACCCCTTAATCCTCGTTGCTGAAGCACCCGAAAAACCAGGTAATATTGGTGCTTTATTACGAACGGCAGATGCCGCAAATGTGGACTTGGTTATTATTGCCAACCCAAAAACGGATTTGTACAATCCAAATATTATACGCTCTAGCGTTGGTTGTGTGTTTACCAACCAAATTGCTATGGGTTCCACTTCAGAAATTATTGCATTTTTAAAAGAAAAACAGATTCCTATTTACTGCGCCGCTTTGCAAGCCTCTGTAGGTTATCATACTCAAGATTACACCAAATCAACGGCCTTGATTGTTGGCACAGAAGCCACAGGATTAAGTCAAGAATGGCGCGCTGCGGCTACGCAAAATATTATTATTCCCATGCAAGGCGAAATAGATTCCATGAACGTCTCTGTTGCCGCAGGAATTCTTATTTTTGAAGCGGTTCGCCAGAGGCTAATGAGTAATTAA
- a CDS encoding amidohydrolase family protein: MKHYTIYILVITLFVGSFSFAQQTPGSKQIKPIAIVGATAHIGNGQVIENSVIVFENGKITSVNTTNSNTSGMTIIDAKGKHVYPGFIAANSALGLVEVDAVRASDDQDEVGGMIPHVRSLIAYNTESKVVESMRPNGVLMAQVSPKGGRISGTSSIVQLDAWNWEDAAIKTDDAIHLNWPSAFSRGRWWLGEPAGLKPNKDYAEQVNEVAAFITDSKAYLKGDKKPINLPFEAMQGLYNGKQKLFVHVNDEKGITDAIHFAKDHKMEQLVIVGGAEAYKVTGLLKQNNIPVLINTPHTLPANDDQDYDLPFKLGKLLYDADVLVGIQVGNAENFQTRNLPFYAGTCAAYGMDKEEALKLITSNNAKILGIDAFVGTLEAGKDATLFISEGDALDMRTNILTRAFIQGREISLESHQTELWRRYSEKYKNQ, translated from the coding sequence ATGAAACATTATACTATATACATCCTTGTTATTACGCTATTTGTAGGAAGCTTTTCCTTTGCGCAACAAACACCAGGATCCAAACAAATTAAACCCATTGCTATTGTTGGCGCTACCGCACACATTGGAAATGGTCAAGTAATTGAAAATTCTGTGATTGTTTTTGAAAACGGAAAAATCACATCGGTGAATACAACAAATTCCAACACGTCTGGCATGACTATTATTGATGCCAAGGGTAAACACGTGTATCCCGGATTTATTGCAGCCAATTCTGCTTTAGGATTAGTAGAAGTCGATGCTGTAAGAGCTTCGGACGATCAAGATGAAGTTGGCGGTATGATTCCACATGTACGCAGTTTAATTGCTTACAACACAGAATCTAAAGTCGTAGAATCCATGCGTCCAAATGGCGTGTTAATGGCACAAGTATCGCCTAAAGGTGGTCGTATTTCTGGAACCTCATCCATTGTTCAATTGGATGCTTGGAATTGGGAAGATGCTGCTATAAAAACAGATGATGCTATTCACCTTAATTGGCCAAGTGCTTTTTCTAGAGGTCGTTGGTGGTTGGGAGAACCTGCAGGTTTAAAACCAAACAAAGACTATGCTGAACAAGTAAACGAGGTCGCTGCTTTTATTACCGACAGTAAAGCCTATTTAAAAGGTGATAAAAAACCTATAAACTTACCTTTTGAAGCGATGCAAGGTTTGTACAATGGTAAGCAAAAATTGTTTGTTCATGTAAATGATGAAAAAGGAATTACAGACGCTATTCATTTTGCAAAAGATCATAAGATGGAGCAATTAGTTATTGTGGGTGGTGCAGAAGCATATAAAGTCACCGGATTATTGAAACAAAACAACATACCTGTTTTAATTAATACACCACACACATTGCCTGCCAATGATGATCAAGATTATGATTTACCATTTAAATTAGGAAAACTTTTATATGACGCAGATGTTCTTGTAGGCATTCAAGTTGGAAATGCGGAAAACTTCCAAACACGTAATTTACCATTCTACGCAGGCACTTGCGCAGCGTACGGGATGGATAAAGAAGAAGCTCTAAAATTAATCACATCTAACAACGCTAAAATACTAGGTATTGATGCCTTTGTTGGTACTTTAGAAGCAGGAAAAGATGCCACACTTTTTATTAGTGAAGGTGATGCTTTGGATATGCGCACCAATATTTTAACACGAGCTTTTATCCAAGGTCGTGAAATAAGTTTAGAAAGTCACCAAACAGAATTATGGAGACGTTATTCTGAAAAGTATAAGAATCAGTAA
- a CDS encoding DUF6503 family protein: protein MKNYFFAVTLLFVFSACKENKAEPETIISKAQTEDTLNVQEAKNKNYPENLTKVFDAHGGLDTWKAMKSLIFTMDKPDGKEVIMTNLNSREALLDNPESTIGFNGEQVWLLNKTEEAYKGYDPKYGYNLMFYFYAMPFILSDDGINYADAEPLVVEGVTYPGIQITYNAGVGETSDDRYVLYYNPTTYHMEWLGYTVSFVPGIDKKELHFRRYDNWQNVNGLLLPKTIVGYGYKDDKPTEAKQSTEFIDVKLSKNEIASSKFVKPEKAEFIN, encoded by the coding sequence ATGAAAAACTATTTTTTTGCTGTAACACTTTTATTTGTTTTTTCGGCATGTAAAGAAAATAAGGCGGAGCCAGAAACAATAATCTCTAAAGCGCAAACAGAAGACACATTAAACGTTCAAGAAGCTAAAAATAAAAACTATCCAGAAAATCTGACTAAAGTATTTGATGCACATGGCGGATTAGACACTTGGAAAGCAATGAAATCTTTGATTTTTACTATGGATAAGCCGGATGGAAAGGAAGTGATAATGACAAATTTAAATTCCAGAGAAGCATTACTAGACAATCCGGAATCAACTATTGGTTTTAATGGAGAGCAGGTTTGGCTTTTAAATAAAACGGAAGAAGCCTACAAAGGATATGATCCAAAATATGGTTACAATTTAATGTTTTATTTTTATGCCATGCCCTTTATTTTGTCTGATGACGGAATTAATTATGCAGACGCAGAGCCTTTGGTTGTTGAAGGCGTAACGTATCCTGGAATTCAAATTACTTACAATGCAGGTGTTGGAGAAACGTCTGATGACCGCTATGTGTTGTATTACAACCCAACAACTTACCACATGGAATGGTTAGGGTATACGGTTAGTTTTGTTCCAGGTATAGATAAAAAAGAATTACACTTTAGAAGGTATGATAATTGGCAAAACGTGAATGGCTTATTATTGCCTAAAACAATTGTGGGTTATGGCTACAAAGATGACAAGCCTACGGAAGCTAAACAAAGCACTGAATTTATAGATGTTAAGCTTTCTAAAAATGAAATTGCATCTTCAAAATTTGTCAAACCAGAAAAAGCTGAATTTATTAATTAG
- a CDS encoding DUF3810 domain-containing protein, producing MQKNPKLLIALALIPQIILINILAQFPEFVETYYSHGIYQWVSAISRYVFGWMPFSFGDIFYAAAIIFIIRWLLITRKRIFKDFKNWIIDIFATISLIYFAFHVFWAFNYYRLPLHKNLNLKADYSTEELIMVTEKLIEKSNALHVKVAINDTVKVNLPYTKKDILNMAPLGYIQLQKQYPHLEYHPKSIKMSLFSVPLTYMGFSGYLNPLTNEAQVDALIPVYKFPTTVSHEIAHQLGYAAENEANFIGSLAAMSHTDPYFKYSGTTFALRHCLMEVFRRNPEKYQELLLTINIGILKNYQEVQDFWRRYQNITEPVFKETYNSFLKANNQQGGMKSYSYVVALYVNYFLES from the coding sequence ATGCAGAAAAACCCAAAGCTTTTAATAGCGCTCGCGCTTATCCCACAGATTATCCTTATTAATATTTTGGCGCAATTTCCAGAATTTGTAGAAACCTATTACAGTCATGGAATTTACCAATGGGTTTCTGCCATATCCCGTTATGTTTTTGGTTGGATGCCATTTTCTTTTGGCGATATTTTTTATGCAGCAGCCATCATTTTCATAATCCGTTGGTTGCTTATAACTAGAAAACGGATTTTTAAAGATTTTAAAAATTGGATTATTGATATTTTCGCAACCATCTCTTTAATCTATTTCGCTTTTCATGTTTTTTGGGCTTTTAATTATTACCGATTACCGCTTCATAAAAACCTGAATCTGAAAGCCGATTATTCAACCGAAGAACTTATAATGGTTACCGAAAAATTAATAGAAAAATCGAATGCACTTCATGTTAAGGTAGCTATTAACGATACCGTAAAAGTAAATCTACCCTATACTAAAAAAGACATTTTAAACATGGCGCCTTTGGGTTACATACAATTACAAAAGCAGTATCCACATTTGGAATACCACCCAAAGAGTATTAAAATGTCCTTGTTTAGTGTACCGCTAACGTATATGGGATTTAGCGGCTATCTAAATCCTTTAACCAATGAAGCTCAAGTAGACGCACTCATTCCCGTATATAAATTCCCAACAACCGTTTCTCATGAAATTGCGCATCAGTTAGGTTATGCTGCCGAGAATGAAGCTAATTTTATTGGGAGTCTGGCTGCCATGTCACATACAGACCCTTATTTTAAATACAGTGGAACAACCTTCGCGTTACGCCATTGCTTAATGGAAGTTTTTAGGCGAAATCCCGAAAAATATCAAGAACTATTATTGACCATCAATATAGGTATTCTGAAAAACTATCAAGAAGTTCAAGATTTTTGGAGGCGTTATCAAAACATCACAGAACCCGTTTTTAAAGAAACTTATAATTCCTTTTTAAAGGCCAATAACCAACAAGGTGGTATGAAAAGTTACAGCTACGTTGTAGCCCTTTATGTGAATTACTTTTTGGAATCCTAA